Proteins found in one Gimesia chilikensis genomic segment:
- the bioF gene encoding 8-amino-7-oxononanoate synthase yields MTSSELPEWMETDLQQIREAGLFRSRRMFQPLTGGRCLLDGQTLINFSSNDYLDLAQDPRLVSAASVALSELGVGARASALVSGRTSWHVRLEEQLAKFEGAEAALLFPSGYAANLGVISAVAQEADIIFCDRLNHASLIDGCRLSGARFRVYRHDQLEKLKRELAKPTGAGRKFIVTDSVFSMDGLSAPLRDLCDLAEEFGASLIIDEAHGTGVYGGKGRGLAEELGVEDRVAIRIGTLSKAVGCLGGFVSGSETLTNWLWNRVRTQIYSTALPPSICAAACAALEVIQTESMRRDRLHELSRYLRSGLKERSRLTVPASTGPIIPVILSDPALTMQVARDLQSDGFLVGAIRPPTVPQGTSRLRISLTCAHQREDLERFLKALDGSLARNGESR; encoded by the coding sequence ATGACGTCCTCAGAACTCCCGGAATGGATGGAAACAGATCTCCAGCAGATCCGGGAGGCGGGGCTGTTTCGTTCGCGTAGAATGTTTCAGCCTCTTACTGGGGGACGTTGTCTGCTTGATGGCCAGACACTGATCAATTTCTCGAGTAACGACTATCTCGATCTGGCTCAGGATCCACGACTGGTCTCTGCAGCTTCTGTCGCACTCTCTGAGTTGGGAGTCGGGGCTCGTGCCAGTGCCCTGGTGAGTGGTCGAACCAGCTGGCATGTTCGGCTGGAAGAGCAGCTGGCAAAATTTGAAGGGGCGGAGGCAGCTCTGTTGTTTCCGAGTGGCTATGCTGCCAATCTGGGGGTGATTTCAGCGGTCGCTCAGGAAGCAGATATCATTTTCTGTGATCGGTTAAATCATGCCAGCCTGATTGACGGTTGCCGACTTTCGGGAGCCCGGTTTCGTGTCTATCGACATGATCAACTGGAGAAACTGAAACGCGAGCTCGCGAAACCCACGGGAGCAGGCAGGAAGTTCATTGTTACCGATTCCGTATTCAGTATGGATGGCCTTTCCGCCCCTTTGCGTGATCTCTGTGATCTGGCAGAGGAGTTTGGGGCCAGCCTGATCATTGATGAGGCGCACGGCACCGGCGTGTACGGAGGTAAAGGACGCGGTCTGGCTGAAGAGCTGGGGGTTGAAGACAGAGTGGCCATTCGGATTGGTACACTCAGTAAAGCTGTGGGCTGCCTGGGAGGCTTCGTTTCTGGTTCTGAAACATTGACCAACTGGCTCTGGAACCGCGTGCGTACCCAGATTTACTCCACTGCCCTGCCCCCGTCTATCTGTGCTGCTGCCTGTGCTGCACTGGAAGTCATCCAGACAGAATCGATGCGACGCGATCGACTGCATGAGCTGTCCCGCTATCTGAGATCAGGCCTGAAGGAACGCTCTCGACTGACGGTACCTGCCTCCACGGGGCCAATTATCCCTGTGATCCTGTCCGACCCTGCCTTAACGATGCAGGTGGCAAGGGATCTGCAGTCAGATGGTTTCCTGGTGGGAGCGATCAGGCCCCCGACCGTTCCCCAGGGGACTTCCCGATTACGAATTTCGCTGACCTGTGCCCATCAGAGGGAAGATCTGGAGCGGTTTTTAAAAGCACTGGATGGTTCACTCGCCAGAAACGGGGAATCCCGATAA
- a CDS encoding alpha/beta fold hydrolase, with product MNFREQIKEEYPFASHWLKIDGHQYHYLDEGQGEPLLMVHGNPTWSFAWRRLVKQLSSSYRVIAVDHMGCGLSDKPQDYSYTLAAHIANLKSLITELDLKNITLFAHDWGGAIGMGTAVDLPERFGKFVLMNTAAFRSQEIPLRIAVCRIPVLGAWGVRGLNLFSGAAIRMAVEKHERMTGNVKAGFLGPYDNWQNRVAVHRFVQDIPLKPSHPSYETLKHVEDGLAQFKDQPMLLIWGEKDWCFTTNFLEEFERRFPQAETLRIPDAGHYVFEDAHEIMLPRIEQFLQQQA from the coding sequence ATGAATTTTCGTGAACAGATCAAAGAAGAATATCCGTTTGCTTCGCACTGGCTGAAGATTGACGGACATCAATATCACTATCTGGATGAAGGCCAGGGAGAGCCTCTGCTGATGGTGCACGGAAATCCTACCTGGAGCTTCGCCTGGCGGCGGCTGGTGAAGCAGCTCTCCAGCTCTTATCGCGTGATTGCCGTCGATCATATGGGGTGCGGACTCTCAGATAAGCCCCAGGATTATTCCTATACTCTTGCGGCACATATCGCGAATCTGAAAAGCCTTATCACAGAACTGGATCTCAAGAACATCACGCTGTTTGCCCATGACTGGGGTGGCGCCATCGGGATGGGGACTGCCGTCGACCTTCCTGAACGGTTCGGAAAGTTCGTTCTGATGAACACCGCCGCCTTTCGTTCACAGGAAATTCCACTGCGAATTGCAGTCTGTAGAATCCCTGTTTTGGGTGCCTGGGGCGTCCGAGGTCTCAATCTCTTCTCCGGGGCTGCGATTCGGATGGCAGTGGAGAAACATGAGCGGATGACCGGGAATGTCAAAGCCGGTTTTTTGGGGCCATACGACAACTGGCAGAACCGGGTTGCTGTGCACCGTTTCGTGCAGGATATTCCTCTGAAGCCTTCGCACCCCAGTTATGAGACATTGAAGCATGTCGAAGACGGGTTAGCGCAGTTCAAAGATCAGCCGATGCTGTTGATCTGGGGAGAAAAGGACTGGTGCTTTACTACGAATTTTCTCGAAGAATTCGAGCGTCGGTTCCCACAGGCAGAGACACTGCGAATTCCAGACGCGGGGCATTACGTCTTTGAAGACGCACATGAAATCATGCTGCCCCGCATTGAGCAGTTTCTCCAGCAACAGGCTTGA
- a CDS encoding DEAD/DEAH box helicase, with amino-acid sequence MNQKKKKKKKTITASFDQLGLKDKILKNLSKAGYEKPSPIQAELIPIAVTGKDCIGQARTGTGKTAAFSLPVLQQIDLRRPGIQALILAPTRELSEQVAVEIRKLCPSKSLSLAVLVGGKPVRPQENQLKKGAQIAVGTPGRVIDHINRGNLKLNTLRFAVLDEADRMLDIGFRPDIEKILRKCPKERQTLLLSATLPPPVERLAQRYMREPVMIDLSENKVSVDAIDQYYITVDPDRKIKLLSRLLFQERPKQTIVFTRTKRGADKLDRIFSKKLKDVAAIHGDLPQPKRDRVLKKFREGKIRLLIATDVMGRGIDVSGISHIINFDIPEFSDDYVHRIGRVGRLSSDLKGAAFTFVAPDEGDQLTNIENRINHMIQEFRVDKYEAYRPKKPRKELEQISHLGSTEHLINPEFGDF; translated from the coding sequence ATGAATCAGAAGAAGAAAAAGAAAAAAAAGACCATAACCGCCAGTTTTGATCAGCTAGGACTCAAAGACAAAATATTAAAAAACCTGAGCAAAGCAGGTTATGAAAAACCAAGCCCCATTCAGGCTGAGTTGATTCCGATCGCTGTCACCGGCAAAGACTGTATCGGCCAGGCACGTACGGGAACCGGCAAAACTGCAGCATTCTCTCTGCCGGTTCTGCAGCAGATTGATCTCAGACGCCCTGGAATCCAGGCCCTGATTCTTGCTCCGACTCGCGAGTTGAGTGAACAGGTCGCCGTGGAAATCCGTAAACTCTGTCCTTCGAAGTCACTCAGTCTGGCCGTTCTGGTGGGAGGCAAGCCTGTTCGCCCCCAGGAAAACCAGCTAAAGAAAGGTGCCCAGATCGCCGTTGGTACCCCTGGACGAGTCATCGACCATATCAACCGTGGTAATCTGAAGCTGAACACCCTTCGCTTTGCTGTTCTGGATGAAGCGGACCGGATGCTGGACATCGGCTTCCGACCAGACATTGAGAAGATTCTCCGCAAGTGTCCCAAAGAACGCCAGACATTGTTGCTCTCAGCAACACTGCCACCGCCTGTCGAGCGGCTGGCACAACGCTATATGCGTGAGCCCGTGATGATCGATCTGTCCGAGAACAAAGTCAGCGTCGATGCCATCGATCAGTATTACATCACTGTAGACCCAGATCGAAAGATCAAACTGCTCTCACGACTGCTGTTCCAGGAACGTCCGAAACAGACCATCGTCTTCACCAGAACCAAACGGGGAGCCGACAAGCTGGATCGGATCTTCTCGAAGAAACTGAAGGACGTTGCCGCCATTCACGGGGACCTGCCTCAACCCAAACGGGACCGGGTACTGAAAAAATTCCGTGAAGGAAAAATCCGTCTTCTGATCGCCACTGATGTGATGGGACGAGGCATCGATGTCAGTGGAATTTCACACATCATCAATTTTGATATTCCCGAATTCAGTGATGACTATGTGCACCGCATTGGACGAGTTGGAAGACTCTCGTCGGACCTGAAGGGGGCTGCGTTCACCTTCGTCGCTCCCGATGAAGGTGATCAGTTAACCAACATTGAAAACCGGATTAACCACATGATCCAGGAATTCCGGGTTGATAAATACGAAGCCTACCGTCCCAAGAAACCTCGCAAGGAACTGGAACAGATTTCCCACCTGGGGAGCACCGAGCACCTGATCAATCCCGAATTCGGTGATTTTTAA
- the ftsH gene encoding ATP-dependent zinc metalloprotease FtsH yields MASPQENPQRTPPPGKDPQKPSSKETQGAPSTGPWLIILLILVIGSLMMMKSSPENTGSKVDYSFFIDELKRGNVDSVEFHGDILTGKWKVRPKNPDDKEKKGEKLAEEFNTVLPSHPVEDRDLVPELIKQNVTFKAESTSVGIGTYILPWLIGPLLIIGFFWFMLRRSADPMGSGMLGNFTKSPAKRFRPSEEQTTFDDVAAMEQAKAELQEVVEFLKTPAKFQRLGAQIPKGVLLMGSPGTGKTLLARATAGEAGVPFYSINGSEFIQMFVGVGASRVRDLFRNAKENAPCIIFVDEIDAVGRIRGAGLGGGHDEREQTLNQMLSEMDGFQQNEAVIVIAATNRPDVLDPALLRPGRFDRHITVDRPTKEGRAAILKVHSRKIPLSDDVDLEKIAAGTIGFSGADLKNLVNEAALSATRLNKDQVDKEDFDNARDRVLMGPPREEILSEKEREMTAYHEAGHALLAWLLPEIDPVHKVTVIPRGRALGVTQLLPDEERYNMGEKQLHSQLAFMLGGRAAEGLVFGEHTAGAADDIKRATQITRKMVGQWGMSGVIGPVAFRHSDENPFLGKEMKSQGECSEETAHVIDQEMQRFLNAAEERAVKILTENREKLDLLAKALVEQEAIDSNDIKRLIGVSVREQANLDNAKQAGTDTENEQPPE; encoded by the coding sequence ATGGCCTCTCCGCAGGAGAATCCCCAACGAACTCCTCCTCCCGGCAAAGATCCCCAAAAGCCATCCAGCAAAGAAACTCAAGGTGCCCCATCAACCGGCCCCTGGCTGATTATTCTGCTGATTCTGGTCATTGGCAGTCTGATGATGATGAAATCTTCTCCGGAGAATACCGGTTCGAAGGTCGATTACAGCTTTTTCATTGATGAACTCAAAAGGGGCAACGTCGATTCCGTCGAGTTCCACGGAGATATCCTGACCGGTAAATGGAAAGTCCGTCCGAAAAACCCTGATGACAAAGAAAAGAAGGGAGAAAAGCTCGCGGAAGAGTTTAACACCGTGCTCCCCTCTCACCCGGTTGAAGATCGTGACCTGGTTCCCGAGTTGATTAAACAGAATGTAACCTTCAAAGCCGAGAGTACCAGTGTCGGCATCGGTACGTACATTTTACCCTGGCTGATAGGCCCCTTGCTGATCATCGGCTTCTTCTGGTTTATGCTCCGACGGTCTGCCGATCCCATGGGATCGGGAATGCTTGGTAATTTCACCAAGAGCCCGGCCAAACGTTTCCGACCTTCCGAGGAACAGACCACCTTCGACGACGTCGCAGCAATGGAGCAAGCGAAGGCGGAACTGCAGGAGGTGGTTGAATTCCTGAAAACTCCGGCCAAATTTCAGCGTCTCGGTGCGCAGATCCCCAAGGGTGTGCTCTTGATGGGCTCGCCCGGGACCGGGAAAACTCTGCTGGCCCGCGCCACCGCAGGGGAGGCCGGCGTTCCCTTTTATTCGATTAACGGTTCGGAATTTATCCAGATGTTCGTTGGCGTCGGTGCCAGCCGGGTGCGTGACCTGTTCCGCAACGCCAAGGAAAATGCCCCCTGTATAATCTTCGTCGATGAAATCGATGCTGTTGGTCGAATTCGTGGTGCCGGACTGGGCGGGGGACATGATGAACGCGAACAGACCCTCAACCAGATGCTCAGTGAAATGGATGGTTTTCAACAGAATGAAGCCGTCATTGTAATCGCCGCAACCAACCGTCCTGACGTTCTGGACCCGGCACTGCTGCGTCCCGGGCGATTCGACCGGCATATCACAGTTGACCGTCCTACGAAAGAGGGTCGGGCAGCGATTCTGAAAGTACATTCGCGGAAAATCCCCCTCTCGGATGATGTCGATCTGGAAAAGATCGCTGCAGGAACAATTGGCTTTTCGGGAGCTGATTTGAAGAACCTGGTAAATGAAGCTGCCCTGTCCGCGACACGGCTCAATAAAGATCAGGTTGATAAAGAAGATTTTGACAATGCACGGGATCGTGTTTTAATGGGACCACCTCGCGAAGAGATTCTCAGTGAAAAAGAGCGGGAAATGACCGCTTACCACGAAGCAGGCCACGCGTTATTAGCCTGGTTGCTTCCGGAGATCGATCCAGTGCATAAAGTGACTGTCATTCCTCGCGGCAGAGCGTTGGGCGTGACACAACTGCTGCCCGATGAAGAGCGTTATAACATGGGTGAGAAACAACTCCACTCACAGTTAGCCTTCATGTTGGGTGGTCGTGCTGCAGAAGGGCTGGTGTTTGGTGAGCATACAGCCGGAGCAGCAGACGACATCAAGCGTGCCACACAGATCACACGTAAAATGGTCGGACAGTGGGGCATGAGTGGTGTAATTGGACCTGTGGCGTTTCGCCACTCAGATGAAAACCCGTTTCTGGGTAAAGAGATGAAATCTCAAGGCGAGTGCAGTGAAGAAACCGCACACGTCATTGACCAGGAAATGCAGCGGTTCTTAAACGCTGCTGAAGAACGGGCAGTGAAAATTTTAACAGAAAACAGGGAGAAACTTGACCTGCTGGCAAAAGCACTCGTAGAACAAGAGGCCATTGACAGTAATGACATCAAGCGTCTGATCGGAGTTTCGGTTCGGGAACAAGCGAACCTGGATAACGCGAAGCAGGCTGGTACTGATACAGAAAATGAACAGCCACCAGAATAA